One Carassius gibelio isolate Cgi1373 ecotype wild population from Czech Republic chromosome B18, carGib1.2-hapl.c, whole genome shotgun sequence DNA segment encodes these proteins:
- the LOC127977275 gene encoding RING finger protein 141, translating into MGQQLSGQAVNRLPEKVIKHVGLVRDSGYLTYDEFLGRVAELNDVTAKLSSGQKKHLLFEVQPGSDATALWKVAVRIVCTKINKEDGMVEASRIMNLYQFIQLYKDITSQAAEAFCSEAAAEGSSGPLSSEDTCQVSMWMGRVKQLTDEEECCICMDGKADLILPCAHNFCQKCIDKWSGQSRNCPLCRIQVTAANESWVMSDAPTEEDVAGYILNLADEAGHPHRP; encoded by the exons ATGGGCCAGCAGCTTTCTGGCCAGGCAGTGAACAGACTCCCTGAGAAAGTGATCAAACATGTGGGGCTAGTGCGTGACAGTGGCTACCTCACCTATGATGAGTTCTTGGGTCGTGTGGCAGAGCTCAATGATGT aACCGCTAAACTATCCTCCGGCCAAAAGAAACATCTTTTGTTTGAAGTACAGCCAGGATCTGATGCAACCGCGTTATGGAAGGTTGCTGTGAGAATAGTGTGCACCAAG ATTAACAAGGAGGATGGAATGGTGGAGGCCTCGCGTATTATGAATCTGTACCAGTTTATCCAGCTCTACAAAGACATCACCAGTCAGGCAGCTGAAGCATTTTGTTCAGAGGCTGCAGCAGAGGGATCCTCTGGACCGCTGTCATCAGAAGACACCTGCCAGGTCAGCATGTGGATGGGCAG GGTGAAACAGTTGACTGATGAGGAAGAATGCTGTATCTGCATGGATGGGAAAGCAGACCTTATTCTGCCCTGTGCACACAACTTCTGTCAGAAGTGCATTGACAAGTG GAGCGGTCAGAGCCGAAACTGCCCCCTCTGCCGTATTCAAGTGACTGCCGCTAATGAATCATGGGTCATGTCAGATGCTCCCACGGAGGAAGATGTAGCTGGGTACATTCTCAATCTAGCAGATGAAGCCGGGCACCCACACCGACCTTAA
- the LOC127977274 gene encoding lymphatic vessel endothelial hyaluronic acid receptor 1 isoform X1: protein MACSAVMARVWLQLCLPLFLFTSTLCVDVSLIQVPTNDGISGVLLVQTKNNVYSFNATTAKEACEAIQMRIANKAEVETANKNGFQTCRFGWVEEQIAVIPRIEKSDKCGKNKLGISVWRANISKEFDVYCFKPAGPDGSFETTSSRPQSTTGGRTPSNNRYSTKTTHPSSTESTSTPAYTSRSLPPYTATPSTSFTFNTSSTTFTTVSLSSTSDSSQATTSTLSLSSLRTSGKFSTSAPSSSSHSSTHFLLQHSSTPTGQPALSQTTTHNRPSIKAASKTFVIISIVLLFLLAAAGAAWYLKIKRGQRLPSWSRMRPDQIMETEMWKQISERHCMPKQTNKNNNKGICNIVFQMEQNQDSP, encoded by the exons ATGGCATGTTCTGCAGTCATGGCTAGAGTCTGGTTACAGTTATGTCTACCGCTCTTCTTATTTACAAGCACACTCTGTGTAGATGTGAGTCTAATCCAAG TCCCTACAAATGATGGAATTTCTGGAGTATTGTTAGTCCAAACCAAGAACAATGTGTACAGTTTTAATGCCACCACAGCCAAAGAAGCATGTGAGGCTATTCAAATGAGAATTGCTAATAAGGCTGAAGTGGAAACGGCAAACAAAAATGGCTTTCAGACATGCAG GTTTGGTTGGGTTGAGGAGCAAATCGCTGTTATTCCCCGAATCGAGAAAAGCGATAAATGTGGTAAAAACAAGTTAGGCATTTCTGTTTGGAGAGCTAACATCAGCAAAGAGTTCGATGTTTACTGTTTTAAGCCAGCAG GTCCTGATGGATCATTTGAAACAACATCAAGCAGGCCTCAATCTACAACAGGAGGAAGAACACCATCAAACAACCGTTATTCCACTAAAACAACCCATCCATCATCCACCGAGTCAACCTCTACTCCTGCCTACACATCAAGATCCCTTCCTCCCTACACAGCCACCCCATCCACTTCCTTTACTTTCAACACTTCCTCtacaacatttacaacagttagTCTTTCTAGCACCAGTGACAGTTCCCAGGCAACAACAAGCACTCTGTCTCTTTCATCTCTCAGAACTTCAGGCAAATTCTCAACATCAGCCCCCTCATCATCCTCTCATTCATCCACTCATTTTCTTCTTCAGCATAGTTCAACTCCAACAGGTCAGCCCGCATTGTCCCAGACCACTACACATAACAGACCATCCATTAAAG CAGCTTCCAAAACATTTGTCATCATTTCCATCGTGCTACTGTTCTTGCTGGCAGCGGCAGGTGCAGCTTGGTATCTCAAAAT TAAAAGAGGACAACGGCTTCCATCCTGGTCCAGAATGAGGCCAGACCAGATTATGGAAACGGAGATGTGGAAACAAATAAGTGAGAGGCATTGTATGCCAAAACAgaccaacaaaaacaacaacaaaggaaTATGCAACATCGTCTTTCAAATGGAACAAAACCAGGACTCACCCTAA
- the LOC127977089 gene encoding trichohyalin, which translates to MNLRASSHGELQALTSLRTPASDSSTFKSLSHSSNNMSGRFESIEELKGVSKPTHPPRRPVRAVRPMSALSASGSFLQINHLQGELVRKRKECEDLKKENKYLSNEIHMERIMMRTESELTMRTLRNLNQELQAQVKELKQKLHLSQQRATLCSRAAEDADRGRAEADKSRALAEARAIDSRQEKDLAVADKTRLSEELHLLKKEHNDVQLLLAQAEKNYFETKLKLDRVSGEKQALHEENRTLEGERNTLRHKLKELTEENVKIMEKEVNSRRRALVAEEQRERANKAQQEAEQERHLAEREREDRTRECLSWREKHQVLAEVIRAQEELQSLRQTKACQANIKSYFLCMTESDQRVKILKNQDGTPRNFTEGDPVYISTPDLNSEESERSSGRTMFRVAAPRVGRDTGPAHFSELSPMADSHESGFSRRNRKVEYFWIPTDEE; encoded by the exons ATGAACTTAAGGGCCAGCTCTCATGGAGAGCTCCAGGCTCTGACTTCACTAAGGACCCCTGCTTCAGACAGTAGTACCTTTAAGTCTCTTTCTCACAGCAGCAACAACATGAGCGGCCGATTCGAAAGCATTGAAGAGCTTAAAGGAGTCTCTAAACCCACACACCCTCCTCGAAGACCTGTACGTGCAGTCCGTCCCATGAGTGCTCTGAGTGCCAGCGGCTCCTTCCTGCAGATAAACCACCTGCAGGGAGAACTAGTGAGGAAGAGGAAG GAATGTGAAGACCTAAAGAAGGAGAACAAGTATCTGTCTAATGAAATTCACATGGAAAGGATCATGATGAGGACTGAGAGTGAGCTCACCATGAGAACCCTGCGCAATCTCAACCAGGAACTCCAGGCCCAAGTTAAAGAG TtgaaacagaagctgcatctcaGCCAGCAGAGGGCGACACTGTGCTCCAGGGCAGCTGAGGATGCTGATAGAGGACGAGCAGAGGCGGACAAGAGCAGGGCACTAGCGGAGGCTCGGGCAATAGACAGCAGGCAAGAGAAAGATCTCGCAGTAGCTGACAAAACACGGCTCAGTGAAGAACTACATCTGCTGAAAAAAGAG CACAATGATGTCCAGCTACTTTTAGCACAAGCTGAAAAGAATTACTTTGAGACCAAGCTAAAACTAGACAGGGTGTCAGGAGAAAAGCAGGCTCTCCATGAGGAGAACAGAACGCTGGAGGGTGAGAGGAACACGTTACGACACAAACTGAAGGAGTTGACTGAGGAGAATGTGAAGATAATGGAAAA GGAGGTGAACTCCAGACGCAGAGCTCTGGTTGCTGAAGAGCAGAGAGAAAGGGCAAATAAAGCTCAGCAGGAAGcggagcaggaaagacatttagcTGAGCGGGAGAGGGAAGATCGCACCAGGGAGTGTCTCAGCTGGAGAGAGAAACACCAGGTTCTGGCAGAAGTTATCAGAGCCCAAGAAGAACTTCAGTCTCTGAGACAGACCAAAGCT TGTCAAGCTAATATTAAGAGCTACTTCCTGTGTATGACTGAAAGCGACCAGAGGGTTAAGATCCTGAAAAATCAAGATGGCACACCAAGGAACTTCACG GAAGGAGACCCGGTGTATATCTCCACGCCTGACCTCAACAGTGAAGAATCCGAGAGAAGTTCAGGGAG GACGATGTTTAGGGTGGCTGCACCTCGAGTTGGACGGGACACAGGCCCAGCACACTTCAGCGAGCTGTCACCAATGGCAGACTCCCATGAATCAGGATTTTCAAGGAGAAACAGGAAAGTGGAATATTTCTGGATCCCCACTGATGAGGAATAA
- the LOC127977085 gene encoding uncharacterized protein LOC127977085 — MITEVRNRWPALFEIGEVNLEFMRITTVPLISKFIGQLDKYTDGLMKVFRHKGGCAGQKIHTIMALTAKNEDKNTRRDCILRCLSVYLNEDIKTLVKEYVDSESVEAESLIAQTTMGIYVIRAEGAGPEEEPSDVGVVLEGVEVLQNLPSVTLGCVMLFGLIDALNLNYPKDLKCTFEAFQKILMELDSTKLSPKVQGLKIKMLQ, encoded by the exons ATGATTACAGAGGTCCGAAACAGATGGCCAGCATTGTTTGAAATTGGAGAA GTCAACTTGGAGTTCATGCGTATAACAACTGTTccgctgatatcaaaattcattgGTCAACTGGACAAATACACTGATGGCCTGATGAAGGTGTTCCGTCACAAAGGAGGATGTGCAGGACAGAAAATCCACACCATAATGGCATTGACAGCTAAA AATGAAGACAAAAACACCAGGCGTGATTGTATCCTGAGGTGCCTAAGCGTCTACCTCAATGAAGACATCAAGACACTTGTCAAAGAATATGTG GACTCTGAAAGTGTGGAGGCTGAGTCTCTCATTGCACAGACAACAATGGGCATCTATGTCATTCGAGCGGAGGGTGCTGGTCCTGAAGAAGAACCTTCAGATGTTGGTGTTGTTCTAGAAGGAGTTGAAGTTCTGCAAAACCTGCCAAGTGTCACACTTGGATGTGTGATGCTTTTTGGACTAATTGATGCCCTTAACCTAAACTATCCAAAAGACCTCAAGTGCACATTTGAAGCATTTCAGAAAATCCTGATGGAACTGGATTCAACCAAGCTGTCGCCAAAAGTTCAGGGACTGAAAATTAAGATGCTTCAGTGA
- the LOC127977274 gene encoding lymphatic vessel endothelial hyaluronic acid receptor 1 isoform X2 produces MACSAVMARVWLQLCLPLFLFTSTLCVDVSLIQVPTNDGISGVLLVQTKNNVYSFNATTAKEACEAIQMRIANKAEVETANKNGFQTCRFGWVEEQIAVIPRIEKSDKCGKNKLGISVWRANISKEFDVYCFKPAGPDGSFETTSSRPQSTTGGRTPSNNRYSTKTTHPSSTESTSTPAYTSRSLPPYTATPSTSFTFNTSSTTFTTVSLSSTSDSSQATTSTLSLSSLRTSGKFSTSAPSSSSHSSTHFLLQHSSTPTGQPALSQTTTHNRPSIKASKTFVIISIVLLFLLAAAGAAWYLKIKRGQRLPSWSRMRPDQIMETEMWKQISERHCMPKQTNKNNNKGICNIVFQMEQNQDSP; encoded by the exons ATGGCATGTTCTGCAGTCATGGCTAGAGTCTGGTTACAGTTATGTCTACCGCTCTTCTTATTTACAAGCACACTCTGTGTAGATGTGAGTCTAATCCAAG TCCCTACAAATGATGGAATTTCTGGAGTATTGTTAGTCCAAACCAAGAACAATGTGTACAGTTTTAATGCCACCACAGCCAAAGAAGCATGTGAGGCTATTCAAATGAGAATTGCTAATAAGGCTGAAGTGGAAACGGCAAACAAAAATGGCTTTCAGACATGCAG GTTTGGTTGGGTTGAGGAGCAAATCGCTGTTATTCCCCGAATCGAGAAAAGCGATAAATGTGGTAAAAACAAGTTAGGCATTTCTGTTTGGAGAGCTAACATCAGCAAAGAGTTCGATGTTTACTGTTTTAAGCCAGCAG GTCCTGATGGATCATTTGAAACAACATCAAGCAGGCCTCAATCTACAACAGGAGGAAGAACACCATCAAACAACCGTTATTCCACTAAAACAACCCATCCATCATCCACCGAGTCAACCTCTACTCCTGCCTACACATCAAGATCCCTTCCTCCCTACACAGCCACCCCATCCACTTCCTTTACTTTCAACACTTCCTCtacaacatttacaacagttagTCTTTCTAGCACCAGTGACAGTTCCCAGGCAACAACAAGCACTCTGTCTCTTTCATCTCTCAGAACTTCAGGCAAATTCTCAACATCAGCCCCCTCATCATCCTCTCATTCATCCACTCATTTTCTTCTTCAGCATAGTTCAACTCCAACAGGTCAGCCCGCATTGTCCCAGACCACTACACATAACAGACCATCCATTAAAG CTTCCAAAACATTTGTCATCATTTCCATCGTGCTACTGTTCTTGCTGGCAGCGGCAGGTGCAGCTTGGTATCTCAAAAT TAAAAGAGGACAACGGCTTCCATCCTGGTCCAGAATGAGGCCAGACCAGATTATGGAAACGGAGATGTGGAAACAAATAAGTGAGAGGCATTGTATGCCAAAACAgaccaacaaaaacaacaacaaaggaaTATGCAACATCGTCTTTCAAATGGAACAAAACCAGGACTCACCCTAA
- the LOC127977470 gene encoding eukaryotic translation initiation factor 4 gamma 2 codes for MTEGASSGGGGGRGASQHFPKTVGNSEYLGKTPGPSVQRWVPSRSTRRDVNSSNDKEHHDALFRKVRGILNKLTPEKFDKLCLELLNVGVDSKLVLKGIILLIVDKALEEPKYSSLYAQLCLRLAEDAPNFDGPTPEIQSSQKQSTTFRRLLITKLQDEFENRTKNVEIYDKQDNPLTSEEEEQRAIAKIKMLGNIKFIGELGKLDLIHESILHKCIKTLLEKKKRVQLKDMGEDLECLCQIMRTVGPRLDHEKAKSLMDQYFGRMRSLMNNKDLPARIRFLLQDTVELRENNWVPRKAFIDNGPKTINQIRQDAVKDLGVFIPPMNQGMRMDFFLEGSFMPNRMKLDRETLGGLADMFGQMPGSGIGTGPGVIQDRFSPTLGRHRTNPLFNGHSGHMASQPQSQFDLGMKPFIKSNQGQNQHFHNQNQNHSNQQQAQSKDMPPRFKKGQLNADEISLRPAQSFLMNKNQVPKLQPQIPTMIPPSAQPPRTQTPPLGQPPQLGLKTNPPLIQEKPQKTTKKPVPAKEELLKMTENIVTEYLNSKNIEEAVNGVKEMRAPKHFLPEMLSKIILCSLERTDEDREQASTLIHTLRTEGFITGENFMQALLNVLDQCPKIEVDIPLVKSYLAQFAARAIIAELVSVAELAHPLENGNHFPLFLLCLQQASKLKDREWLTDLFQQSKVNMQKMLPEIDQNKDRMLEILEGKGLNFLFPLLKLEKELLKQIKADPSPQAIYKWIKDNISPKLHTDKGFINILVTSFLQYIFAELGVSEGDEQLASPSKEQLDQEKQLLLFFKPVLQKFLHNHTDLQVSALYALQVHCNANAFPKGMLLRYFVHFYDMEIIEEECFLAWKEDISQEFPGKGKALFQVNQWLTWLETAEEEESEEEAD; via the exons ATGACCGAGGG TGCTTCTTCGGGCGGAGGAGGAGGTAGGGGTGCATCTCAGCACTTTCCCAAGACTGTCGGTAACAG CGAGTACCTGGGGAAAACCCCAGGGCCTAGCGTTCAGAGATGGGTTCCTTCACGAAGCACTAGACGAGATGTCAACTCCTCCAATGACAAAGAACATCACGATGCATTATTTAGGAAAGTGAGAGG CATACTTAATAAACTGACCCCTGAAAAGTTTGACAAGCTATGCCTTGAGCTTCTCAATGTGGGCGTAGACTCTAAACTTGTCCTCAAAGGAATCATCTTGCTG ATCGTAGACAAAGCCCTAGAAGAGCCCAAATACAGCTCACTCTATGCTCAGCTATGTCTGCGTTTGGCAGAGGATGCACCAAACTTTGATGGCCCAACACCTGAAATCCAGTCATCGCAAAAGCAGAGCACA ACTTTCAGAAGACTTCTAATTACCAAGCTTCAAGATGAATTTGAAAACCGCACcaaaaatgttgaaa TCTACGACAAACAAGACAACCCTCTCACCtctgaggaggaggagcagcgtgcCATTGCCAAAATCAAGATGCTTGGCAATATCAAATTCATTGGAGAACTCGGCAAACTTGACCTCATCCATGAATCTATCCTTCATAAGTGCATCAAAACA CTTTTGGAGAAAAAGAAGAGGGTCCAGCTCAAGGACATGGGAGAGGATCTGGAGTGTCTCTGTCAGATAATGAGGACTGTGGGGCCCAGACTCGACCATGAAAAAGCCAAG TCTTTAATGGATCAGTACTTTGGCCGTATGCGATCCTTAATGAACAACAAGGATTTGCCTGCAAGGATTCGTTTCCTACTGCAGGACACCGTGGAGCTGAGAGAGAACAATTGGGTTCCTCGCAAAGCTTTCATTGACAACGGACCAAAGACGATTAACCAGATTCGTCAAGATGCAGTGAAG GATTTGGGTGTTTTCATTCCACCCATGAACCAGGGAATGCGAATGGACTTCTTCCTAGAAGGCTCTTTCATGCCAAACAGGATGAAACTGGATAGAGAAACTCTTGGGGGATTGGCTGACATGTTTGGTCAGATGCCAG GTAGTGGCATAGGGACTGGTCCAGGTGTGATCCAGGACAGATTTTCCCCCACCCTTGGACGACATCGTACAAATCCGCTTTTCAATGGCCACAGTGGACACATGGCTTCCCAACCACAGTCACAGTTTGACCTGGGTATGAAGCCTTTCATCAAGTCTAACCAG GGACAGAATCAGCATTTTCACAACCAAAACCAGAACCATTCAAACCAGCAGCAAGCTCAATCTAAGGACATGCCTCCACGATTCAAGAAGGGGCAGCTCAATGCAGACGAG ATCAGCCTTAGACCTGCTCAGTCGTTCCTCATGAATAAAAACCAAGTGCCAAAACTGCAGCCCCAGATTCCCACCATGATTCCTCCCAGTGCTCAACCTCCACGGACACAGACTCCACCACTTGGACAG CCTCCTCAACTTGGTCTGAAAACCAACCCACCTCTGATCCAGGAGAAACCTCAGAAGACTACTAAGAAACCAGTACCTGCTAAGGAGGAACTGCTGAAAATGACT GAGAACATTGTGACTGAATATCTGAACAGTAAGAACATAGAGGAAGCTGTCAATGGTGTGAAAGAGATGAGAGCTCCCAAACACTTTCTGCCAGAGATGCTGAGTAAGATCATCTTGTGTTCTCTGGAGAGGACTGATGAAGACCGGGAACAGGCTAGCACTCTTATCCATACGCTGCGTACTGAGGGCTTCATCACTGGGGAAAACTTCATGCAG GCTCTGCTGAATGTGTTAGATCAGTGCCCTAAGATTGAGGTGGACATTCCTCTGGTAAAGTCATACCTAGCACAGTTTGCAGCACGGGCCATCATTGCAGAGTTGGTCAGTGTGGCAGAACTGGCTCATCCACTGGAGAACGGCAACCACTTTCCTCTTTTCTTGCTATGCCTCCAGCAAGCTTCCAAGCTCAAGGACCGTGAGTGGCTCACAGATCTCTTCCAGCAGAGCAAGGTCAACATGCAGAAGATGCTTCCTG AAATTGACCAGAATAAGGACCGCATGCTGGAGATTCTTGAGGGGAAAGGTTTAAATTTCCTTTTCCCCTTGCTGAAACTGGAGAAGGAACTGCTAAAGCAAATCAAGGCAGACCCCTCCCCTCAAGCCATCTACAAGTGGATCAAAGACAACATTTCTCCCAAACTCCACACCGACAAGGGCTTCATCAACATACTTGTGACCAG CTTCTTGCAGTATATCTTTGCTGAGCTTGGTGTGAGCGAAGGTGATGAGCAACTGGCCTCCCCTTCTAAAGAGCAGCTGGACCAGGAGAAGCAACTGCTACTCTTCTTCAAGCCAGTCTTGCAGAAGTTCCTCCATAATCACACTGATCTTCAGGTCAGTGCCCTGTATGCCCTGCAGGTGCACTGCAATGCCAATGCTTTCCCAAAAG gcATGTTGCTTCGCTACTTTGTCCACTTTTATGACATGGAGATCATTGAGGAGGAATGTTTCCTTGCATGGAAAGAAGACATTTCCCAAGAATTTCCTGGAAAAGGAAAAGCTTTATTTCAG gtgaacCAGTGGCTGACTTGGCTTGAGACGGCTGAGGAAGAGGAGTCCGAGGAGGAAGCTGACTGA